The following are encoded in a window of Algiphilus aromaticivorans DG1253 genomic DNA:
- a CDS encoding polysaccharide biosynthesis tyrosine autokinase has protein sequence MNQYQDPQTQQGAMPFQADEDEIDLRQLLKTLSEGRLIIIGCILGALLLAVLYVWAAEREYESSALVQVEMENKSSLDAALGELQGVLGGQETPVSAEIEILKSRMVVSNVVDQLREFIVAEPRYFPIIGRAWARTFGGDEPADAFLGLRQFAWGGERITVTNLEVGPELIGKELRLTAAGDGEYRLTGPDDHVLIERGREGELEQRATPLGVVVIFVQEIVGQPGTEFVVTRRSRNRVMSTLQQELSVTERGRDSGILYITASGSSPKEAAARANKLIQAYQRQNVERKSQEAQQTLDFLNEQLPQVKQDLEAAEAKLNEYRLREGSADLTKETELVLERSVTLEQQRTELEQKRQEALRRYTADHPVIQTVDAQLADTERRMESLRGEVNRLPETQQELLRLQRNVEVNTELYTSMLNSAQELQIKRAGTVGNVRIIDLGVEPEEAARPRGGLVLALALVLGGMLGVMAVFLRRALREGVSDPTEVEQKLGLATYAAIPFSEEERKLERQQRRRARKRGESVGLLVGNAPQSITAESLRSLRTSLHFALLDAPSRVIAVTGPSPGLGKSFLSLNFGAVLAEAGSKVAVVDADLRRGHMHERMGMQRKPGLADYIASDASLQDVIRSVEKHPGLDFISAGTVAPNPAELLLNTRFEELLNTLAEQYDYVIVDTPPVLAVTDAAIVGRLAGATLLVLKEGEHPMAMIADAVNRLKRSGVTVRGVVFNQMGVTAGRYGRQGRYGYRYGYTYQYSSKA, from the coding sequence GTGAATCAGTACCAAGACCCGCAAACGCAACAGGGAGCCATGCCCTTCCAGGCTGACGAGGACGAGATCGACCTGCGCCAGCTGTTGAAGACACTCTCCGAAGGCCGCCTGATCATCATCGGCTGCATTCTGGGGGCGCTGCTGCTCGCGGTTCTCTACGTCTGGGCTGCTGAGCGCGAGTACGAATCCAGCGCGCTGGTGCAGGTGGAGATGGAGAACAAGAGCTCGCTGGACGCAGCGCTCGGCGAGCTGCAAGGCGTGCTCGGTGGGCAGGAAACGCCGGTATCGGCCGAGATCGAGATTCTCAAAAGCCGCATGGTGGTTTCCAATGTGGTCGATCAGCTGCGCGAGTTCATTGTCGCCGAGCCACGGTATTTCCCGATCATCGGTCGTGCCTGGGCGCGTACTTTCGGCGGCGACGAGCCTGCAGATGCCTTCCTGGGCCTGCGGCAGTTCGCCTGGGGCGGCGAGCGCATCACGGTCACGAATCTGGAGGTTGGTCCTGAGCTGATCGGGAAGGAGTTGCGGCTGACCGCAGCAGGTGACGGCGAGTACCGGCTGACGGGGCCGGACGACCATGTTCTGATCGAGCGGGGACGGGAGGGCGAGTTGGAGCAACGCGCCACCCCTCTGGGGGTAGTGGTCATCTTCGTGCAAGAGATCGTGGGCCAGCCGGGCACGGAGTTCGTCGTGACGCGCCGTAGCCGCAACCGTGTCATGAGTACGCTTCAGCAGGAGCTCTCCGTGACTGAGCGCGGGCGCGACAGTGGCATCCTCTACATCACCGCGTCGGGCAGCTCGCCGAAGGAGGCCGCCGCGCGCGCCAACAAGCTCATTCAGGCCTATCAACGCCAGAATGTGGAGCGAAAGTCGCAGGAAGCACAGCAGACGCTCGACTTCCTCAACGAGCAGTTGCCCCAGGTCAAGCAGGATCTGGAAGCTGCCGAAGCCAAGCTCAACGAATACCGACTGCGCGAGGGCTCGGCCGATCTCACCAAGGAAACCGAGCTGGTGCTGGAGCGCAGCGTCACATTGGAGCAGCAGCGCACCGAGCTGGAGCAGAAGCGCCAGGAAGCCCTGCGCCGCTACACGGCGGATCACCCCGTCATCCAGACGGTCGACGCCCAGCTGGCGGATACCGAGCGCCGGATGGAATCGCTGCGCGGCGAGGTTAACCGGCTGCCTGAAACGCAGCAGGAGCTGCTGCGCCTGCAGCGCAACGTGGAGGTGAACACCGAGCTGTACACCTCCATGCTCAACTCGGCGCAGGAACTGCAGATCAAGCGCGCCGGAACCGTTGGCAACGTGCGCATCATCGACCTGGGCGTGGAACCCGAGGAAGCCGCGAGACCGCGTGGCGGTCTGGTGCTGGCGTTGGCCTTGGTGCTCGGCGGCATGCTGGGCGTCATGGCGGTCTTCCTGCGCCGGGCACTGCGCGAAGGTGTCAGCGACCCAACGGAAGTCGAGCAGAAGCTGGGCTTGGCGACTTATGCCGCCATCCCCTTCAGCGAGGAAGAGCGCAAGCTGGAGCGCCAGCAAAGGCGCCGCGCGCGCAAGCGCGGCGAATCGGTGGGGCTGTTGGTCGGCAATGCGCCGCAATCCATTACCGCCGAGTCGCTGCGCAGCCTGCGCACCTCGCTGCATTTCGCGTTGCTGGACGCGCCCAGCCGCGTCATCGCAGTCACCGGCCCGTCACCGGGTCTGGGCAAGTCCTTTCTGTCGCTCAACTTTGGTGCGGTGTTGGCCGAAGCCGGCAGCAAGGTCGCCGTCGTGGACGCCGACCTGCGGCGCGGCCACATGCACGAGCGGATGGGCATGCAGCGCAAGCCGGGTCTGGCGGATTACATCGCCAGCGATGCCAGCCTGCAGGACGTTATCCGCAGCGTCGAGAAGCACCCTGGGCTTGATTTCATCAGCGCCGGCACGGTCGCTCCGAACCCGGCCGAGCTGCTGCTGAACACCCGCTTCGAGGAGCTGCTGAACACCCTCGCAGAGCAATACGATTACGTCATCGTCGATACACCGCCGGTCCTTGCGGTGACCGACGCGGCTATCGTCGGCCGCCTGGCCGGCGCCACCCTGCTCGTGCTCAAGGAAGGCGAGCACCCGATGGCGATGATTGCCGACGCCGTCAACCGCCTGAAGCGAAGCGGCGTCACAGTGCGCGGCGTCGTCTTCAACCAGATGGGGGTCACTGCCGGGCGTTACGGCCGGCAGGGACGTTACGGCTACCGCTACGGATACACCTACCAGTACAGCTCGAAGGCATGA
- a CDS encoding glycosyltransferase has protein sequence MILYLPYSGALVSGKEASDYLRFLGFRRRPIAEFGYDTISLDRIRGGASASMPQNRAPFLFVGRLIEKKGLDFLLQVYAEYRRVAKSPRDLRVLGDGPERDKCEELVSFYAINEVHFLGAGGQSDVAAEMATAHALLVPSKYEEWGLIVNEALAFSLPIIVSSTVGASKELVRNLVNGIIASPNDANEWIAALLSVDEDEALYKKLVSGVSESAQKADVVEFRRAVLNLVAGNRD, from the coding sequence ATGATCCTCTACCTCCCTTATAGTGGGGCGCTTGTGTCAGGTAAAGAGGCGTCGGATTATCTCCGTTTTCTTGGGTTCAGGCGCCGGCCGATTGCAGAGTTTGGTTACGATACAATTTCTTTGGATCGGATCAGGGGAGGGGCTTCTGCTTCGATGCCCCAGAATAGAGCGCCGTTTCTTTTTGTTGGAAGGTTGATTGAAAAAAAGGGTTTAGATTTTTTACTCCAAGTTTACGCAGAGTACCGACGCGTCGCGAAAAGCCCAAGAGATTTGCGCGTGCTGGGTGATGGCCCTGAACGTGATAAGTGCGAAGAACTCGTATCATTTTACGCAATAAATGAGGTCCATTTCTTGGGAGCGGGTGGGCAAAGCGATGTTGCTGCCGAGATGGCTACAGCTCACGCTTTACTTGTACCGAGTAAATATGAGGAATGGGGCCTAATTGTCAATGAGGCCCTGGCATTCTCTCTCCCGATTATCGTTTCGTCGACAGTTGGAGCTAGTAAAGAACTCGTAAGAAATCTGGTTAATGGGATTATCGCTTCACCTAATGATGCGAATGAATGGATTGCGGCATTGCTTTCGGTCGACGAAGATGAGGCCCTTTACAAAAAGCTGGTCTCCGGGGTGAGCGAGTCGGCACAGAAGGCGGATGTGGTAGAGTTCCGGCGCGCGGTTTTGAATTTAGTCGCAGGAAATCGCGATTAA
- a CDS encoding sulfotransferase domain-containing protein produces the protein MQVPRAGRRLIGKTRAGSTTNRPIIVNSIPKSGTHLLMQVARALPNTPYYGAFIAQTPSISLRMRTDKEICRKLSSVVPGEVVGAHLHHSEPVRETLTALNAVHLMIVRDPVDILLSEAHYLGSMNRFHRMAREFKGLGEEQRIQMALHGSKQVPSLFPEFPNRINPYLGWLRDPSVMVVRYEDINDLERRHKIVEAIVKRWYSGDDLDGEKLQSLVASCVNAINPEKSHTASRRRSSSSREKLKSHELVADLRDSLGYR, from the coding sequence ATGCAGGTGCCGAGGGCCGGCCGAAGGTTGATAGGGAAGACCCGGGCGGGCAGTACTACGAATCGGCCGATAATAGTCAATTCCATACCTAAAAGCGGCACGCACCTCTTGATGCAGGTTGCTAGAGCGCTTCCCAACACACCATATTATGGTGCGTTCATCGCCCAGACGCCATCAATTTCCTTGCGGATGCGCACGGACAAGGAAATATGTAGGAAATTAAGTAGCGTAGTTCCTGGAGAGGTGGTTGGCGCCCATCTTCATCATTCAGAACCTGTCCGAGAAACGTTAACCGCACTAAATGCTGTTCATCTGATGATCGTGCGCGACCCCGTCGATATTCTATTGTCCGAGGCCCACTATCTCGGTAGCATGAACCGCTTTCATCGGATGGCTAGAGAGTTCAAAGGCCTGGGCGAAGAACAGCGGATTCAAATGGCGCTGCATGGATCGAAGCAAGTTCCATCGTTATTTCCGGAATTCCCCAATCGCATTAATCCGTATCTAGGTTGGTTGCGAGATCCATCCGTGATGGTCGTGCGCTATGAAGATATAAATGACTTGGAACGCAGACACAAAATTGTAGAAGCAATCGTCAAGAGATGGTATTCAGGCGATGATCTTGATGGCGAGAAGCTGCAGAGTCTGGTTGCGTCATGTGTTAACGCTATTAACCCTGAGAAATCGCATACAGCTAGCCGCCGCCGTTCATCGAGTAGCCGGGAAAAATTGAAGTCTCACGAACTCGTTGCGGATCTTCGTGACAGTCTCGGCTATCGATGA
- a CDS encoding sulfotransferase family protein, protein MNLRWTLRRLRAYIGRPRTEIQIKAVSLDDGDRCKNPIFLIGVHRSGTSLTRRILNSHPSIACPPESFFFSHFVEMMADPLTYAGFRGLGYEDQAEVDKCLAKLASVHHEQYRIACGKARWADKTPQYTAIIPQLGRLFGSRAQFVLLYRHPYDIVHSIYSLGWEMGEGGRDRFENNVLYVRERLSMMLDFERTSTQGVHRIKYEELVANPEAELKATCDFLGEEYCDSMLDFNSGNHNVGTEDSQVRGTSKFQLSSNNWGDLSFDKMRVLKEHLSDIVSELGY, encoded by the coding sequence ATGAATCTACGCTGGACGTTACGACGGTTGCGGGCTTATATCGGTAGGCCGCGAACCGAAATCCAGATAAAAGCAGTTTCGCTAGATGATGGGGATCGATGCAAGAATCCGATATTTCTTATTGGAGTTCATCGTTCCGGTACAAGCTTGACCCGTAGGATACTGAACAGCCATCCATCCATTGCTTGCCCGCCGGAAAGTTTCTTTTTCTCGCATTTTGTTGAAATGATGGCGGACCCGTTAACTTACGCCGGCTTTCGTGGCTTGGGTTATGAAGACCAGGCAGAAGTTGACAAGTGTCTTGCAAAGCTGGCCTCAGTTCACCATGAGCAATACCGTATTGCTTGCGGGAAGGCCCGTTGGGCGGACAAGACACCACAGTACACGGCTATTATTCCCCAACTTGGCAGATTGTTCGGCTCTCGCGCGCAGTTTGTATTGTTGTATCGACATCCTTACGACATTGTTCATTCCATTTATTCGCTTGGATGGGAAATGGGTGAGGGCGGAAGAGATAGATTCGAAAATAATGTGCTTTATGTTCGTGAGCGGCTGTCGATGATGCTTGATTTTGAACGGACAAGCACGCAAGGGGTCCACCGGATAAAGTATGAAGAGTTGGTTGCGAACCCTGAGGCTGAGCTGAAGGCGACTTGCGACTTTTTGGGTGAAGAATATTGCGATTCCATGCTTGATTTTAATAGCGGCAATCACAATGTAGGAACAGAGGATTCGCAAGTTCGTGGCACATCGAAATTCCAGTTGAGCTCAAACAATTGGGGTGATCTGTCGTTCGATAAGATGAGAGTTCTAAAGGAACATTTGTCGGATATTGTTTCAGAGCTGGGTTACTAA
- a CDS encoding sugar transferase gives MEGSITRSVDGISLDRPAGRGIVRNPYLQSRRKRLVDIAGALGIGVVFSPVIVALVSIMAFQNGPIIFGHERVGHRGKKFRCYKFRSMVPDADQVLSDLLENDSEARAEWERDFKLKRDPRVTRIGNFLRKTSLDELPQLWNVLKGEMSLVGPRPIVREELARYGRGARFYLNARPGLTGLWQVSGRSDIDYGRRVAMDRTYSERAGFQMDVNIIARTVLVVLKVKGAY, from the coding sequence ATGGAGGGAAGCATCACTCGTAGCGTGGATGGCATCTCCTTGGATCGTCCGGCAGGGCGGGGGATCGTAAGAAACCCCTATCTGCAAAGCCGTAGAAAGAGACTCGTCGACATAGCTGGTGCCCTAGGTATTGGTGTGGTTTTTTCCCCAGTCATCGTTGCCCTTGTCTCGATCATGGCCTTTCAAAATGGTCCGATCATATTCGGTCATGAACGTGTGGGGCATCGCGGAAAGAAGTTCAGGTGTTACAAGTTTAGGAGTATGGTCCCTGATGCAGATCAGGTTCTTAGCGATTTGCTAGAGAATGACTCGGAAGCGCGTGCCGAATGGGAAAGGGATTTCAAGCTGAAACGGGACCCTCGCGTAACCAGAATAGGTAATTTCTTACGAAAGACAAGTCTCGACGAGCTTCCACAGCTTTGGAATGTGCTGAAGGGTGAGATGAGCTTGGTGGGCCCGCGGCCTATCGTGCGGGAAGAGCTCGCTCGTTACGGCAGGGGGGCGCGATTCTATCTGAACGCTCGACCGGGACTTACGGGGTTGTGGCAGGTTTCTGGCCGCAGTGACATCGATTACGGTCGACGGGTTGCGATGGATCGAACCTACTCAGAACGTGCAGGATTCCAGATGGATGTGAACATCATCGCCCGTACCGTTCTGGTTGTGCTCAAAGTAAAAGGGGCGTATTAA
- a CDS encoding class I SAM-dependent methyltransferase produces the protein MNAKRRSVDRVKFIIDSVTGRSVLHLGCADWPYTLKKIEDGALLHDVINLHAANVTGFDISTPGVNAMLEAGYSDIVLGNAEESLYAQLGKTFDVVLAGEIIEHVLNPGLFLESIKSVMGDDSRLVITTPNYAAIKKVARAPLREIVHPEHVCYFSPNTLAVLLESVGLNIEDVQYYWVAPRKASRVANWLLNVFPLFRPWADGICVTATRAD, from the coding sequence ATGAACGCAAAAAGAAGATCGGTTGATCGCGTTAAATTCATTATTGATTCTGTGACTGGTCGTTCAGTGCTGCATTTGGGGTGCGCTGATTGGCCTTACACGTTGAAGAAAATAGAAGATGGCGCGTTACTGCACGATGTCATAAATCTCCATGCAGCCAATGTCACAGGGTTCGACATATCGACTCCGGGCGTGAACGCTATGCTGGAGGCGGGATACAGCGATATCGTGTTAGGTAACGCTGAGGAGAGCCTTTATGCGCAGCTAGGCAAGACTTTCGACGTTGTGCTCGCCGGAGAAATAATAGAGCACGTCCTTAATCCGGGTTTGTTTCTTGAATCTATAAAATCGGTGATGGGCGATGACTCTCGATTGGTTATAACGACGCCGAATTACGCGGCTATTAAGAAGGTCGCCAGGGCTCCTCTACGAGAAATCGTCCACCCCGAGCATGTTTGCTATTTCTCCCCAAACACCCTTGCAGTATTGCTAGAGAGTGTAGGGTTGAACATTGAAGATGTTCAATATTATTGGGTCGCGCCGAGAAAAGCTTCAAGGGTCGCGAACTGGCTCTTGAATGTGTTTCCGCTATTTCGGCCATGGGCCGACGGTATCTGCGTGACCGCGACTCGAGCAGACTAA
- a CDS encoding polysaccharide biosynthesis/export family protein: protein MNPESDADRRQAALPYTLLPITPSVIRELEDRQSSRAQLPLEGSLRPVEEVRNRGYSYRVGAGDVLNVVVWEHPELTNPGNELRDTQSAGRLVGPDGKMFYPYVGNFQAAGMTLAEIRDYIAENLQRVIRTPQVDVRVLEYRSQRVFVTGEVEQPGVSVIDDTPRGILDLINEHGGLRETASRRLAVLSREDESHLINLHALHARGDTRYNIALEPGDVLHIPDNSADKVFVLGEVEEQGSVPIDRNYMSLTEAIASARGMDALAANDASVFVFRSGVQPGVSQLCDCEPEEALVFGLDLSRADGILLAERFELQPRDVVYVSATDFARYNRVVSQILPTVSTLFQLDRLVND, encoded by the coding sequence GTGAATCCCGAATCGGACGCCGATCGCCGACAGGCCGCGTTGCCCTACACGCTGCTGCCGATCACGCCCTCGGTCATCCGGGAGCTTGAGGACCGCCAGAGTTCGCGCGCCCAGTTGCCGCTCGAAGGCTCTCTGCGCCCTGTCGAGGAAGTCCGGAATCGCGGCTACAGCTACCGCGTGGGTGCCGGCGACGTGCTCAATGTTGTCGTCTGGGAGCATCCCGAACTCACTAACCCGGGCAACGAGCTGCGCGATACGCAGAGCGCCGGGCGCCTGGTGGGGCCCGACGGCAAGATGTTCTATCCCTATGTCGGCAATTTCCAGGCAGCGGGCATGACCCTTGCCGAGATCCGTGATTACATCGCGGAGAATCTGCAGCGGGTTATCCGCACGCCGCAGGTGGACGTGCGCGTGCTGGAGTACCGCAGCCAGCGGGTCTTCGTCACCGGCGAGGTCGAACAACCCGGCGTCTCGGTCATCGACGACACCCCCCGCGGCATTCTCGACCTCATCAACGAGCATGGGGGCCTGCGCGAAACAGCCAGCCGCCGCCTCGCCGTACTGTCACGCGAAGATGAGTCGCACCTGATCAACCTGCATGCCCTTCATGCGCGTGGCGATACGCGCTACAACATCGCGCTCGAGCCCGGCGACGTTCTCCATATCCCGGACAATTCGGCGGACAAGGTCTTCGTGCTGGGAGAGGTCGAGGAGCAGGGCTCGGTACCCATCGACCGCAACTACATGTCTCTGACCGAGGCCATCGCCAGCGCTCGCGGCATGGACGCGCTGGCGGCCAACGACGCTTCGGTATTCGTCTTCCGCAGCGGCGTCCAGCCCGGTGTCAGCCAGCTCTGCGATTGCGAGCCGGAGGAAGCCCTGGTCTTCGGCCTGGATCTGAGCCGGGCGGACGGCATCCTTCTCGCCGAACGCTTCGAGTTGCAGCCGAGAGACGTCGTCTACGTATCAGCAACCGATTTCGCGCGCTACAACCGCGTCGTGAGCCAGATACTGCCGACCGTATCAACGCTTTTCCAGCTCGACCGCCTGGTCAACGATTAA
- a CDS encoding sulfotransferase family protein: protein MLRYPDFLIVGAMKAGTTTLHADLGLHPSVYTSDLKELAFFSSEACLESGNQRLYKRHFEKAASDQICGEASTQYTKIPQFTGSAERAASIVGPDLKIIYAVREPLDRIVSHYVHEFSRGATDLSIDDAVRSDKRYIAFSSYYQQIKPWVGAFGRGNVAIVVFEEYMRNRGRGLRQLCDFLGIDSSVLENRGAEELKSHLNHGSAQYRVEGAFAKLITTRSYRAVRRYVPENIRKRVQRAVGRRRIPSDVNLSLATRSLVTQEILADQYSFIDLLGIDSDGLWEQWRGGGAIDSGVKSISPVLTARPTH from the coding sequence ATGCTGCGTTATCCAGACTTTCTGATTGTAGGTGCCATGAAGGCTGGCACAACGACGCTTCACGCTGATCTCGGGCTTCACCCCTCTGTGTATACGAGTGACCTTAAAGAGCTCGCATTCTTTTCAAGCGAAGCATGTCTTGAGAGTGGGAATCAGAGATTATACAAGCGACACTTTGAAAAGGCAGCTTCGGATCAAATATGCGGAGAAGCATCAACTCAATACACGAAGATTCCGCAGTTCACCGGTTCGGCTGAGCGTGCGGCATCGATCGTTGGTCCCGACCTAAAAATTATATACGCGGTGAGGGAGCCTCTAGACAGAATAGTAAGTCATTATGTTCATGAATTTTCGCGTGGCGCGACAGATTTATCGATCGACGATGCGGTGCGTTCGGACAAGCGGTATATAGCTTTTAGCTCTTACTACCAGCAGATAAAACCCTGGGTTGGAGCGTTTGGAAGAGGCAATGTAGCTATTGTCGTTTTTGAAGAGTACATGCGGAACAGGGGGCGCGGCCTTCGCCAGCTGTGTGATTTCTTGGGGATTGATTCTTCCGTGCTTGAAAACCGCGGCGCCGAAGAGTTGAAAAGTCACTTAAATCATGGATCAGCGCAGTACAGGGTCGAGGGTGCGTTTGCGAAGCTCATTACAACGCGATCTTACCGCGCCGTGAGGCGATATGTCCCGGAGAATATAAGAAAGAGAGTCCAACGAGCTGTTGGAAGAAGGCGAATTCCGAGCGACGTCAATCTCTCGCTGGCTACGCGTTCTCTGGTGACGCAAGAAATATTGGCGGATCAATATAGTTTTATAGACCTCTTAGGTATCGATTCCGACGGGTTATGGGAGCAGTGGAGGGGTGGGGGCGCTATCGACAGCGGGGTAAAATCTATTAGCCCAGTGCTAACTGCGCGTCCGACGCATTGA
- a CDS encoding glycosyltransferase family 4 protein, whose product MNGSVHQKYINVVAIVPPPHNGMTAVSRKFVTELSSQFSTNEFLVSKPGFVRRELWPIYRQLAIFSKLIEALCKTKGPIYFVLDSNKGIWANLLLHLPLFMFSKRPLILHHHVFSYLNSRDARVGWISHLLGERAMHVVLCTCMQEKLQTLYPGARNAIAIGNARFLNIETTHRESAALNKLGFLGNISREKGVHVFMDTVRRLSVLGVTLEAEIAGPIADKSVWNDIEAFVNEAPDSRSYIGPVYGGDKDRFLAGVDVLLFPSEYSNEAQPVTIFEGIASGMPVLATNIGCIPEQLPKDWVFSRADFVEKAAHLLEEWCRMPAKFFAATQEASSRWRSEQSEAVLQYNDFVELVDAHLA is encoded by the coding sequence ATGAACGGCAGCGTCCATCAGAAGTATATCAATGTGGTCGCCATTGTACCCCCACCGCACAATGGTATGACTGCGGTATCTAGAAAGTTCGTGACAGAGCTATCGTCGCAATTTTCTACCAACGAGTTTCTGGTGAGCAAACCCGGATTTGTCAGAAGAGAACTCTGGCCAATCTACCGCCAGCTGGCTATATTTTCGAAGTTGATCGAGGCTCTGTGCAAGACGAAGGGCCCGATATATTTCGTTCTGGACTCTAACAAGGGCATTTGGGCCAATCTGTTGCTTCACTTGCCGTTGTTCATGTTCAGTAAAAGACCATTGATCTTGCATCATCATGTTTTCAGCTATTTGAATAGCCGTGATGCGAGAGTTGGATGGATATCTCATCTCCTCGGTGAGCGAGCGATGCATGTTGTCTTGTGCACTTGCATGCAGGAAAAACTGCAGACCCTGTACCCAGGTGCAAGAAATGCGATTGCTATAGGCAATGCCCGGTTCCTTAACATAGAAACAACACACCGCGAATCTGCGGCATTGAACAAGTTGGGATTTCTCGGCAACATTTCCCGCGAGAAGGGCGTTCACGTCTTCATGGATACTGTCAGGCGCCTTTCGGTTCTGGGGGTAACGTTGGAGGCAGAGATAGCTGGCCCGATTGCCGACAAAAGCGTTTGGAATGACATTGAAGCGTTCGTGAACGAAGCTCCGGATTCTCGATCTTACATTGGCCCTGTATACGGGGGCGATAAAGATCGGTTCCTTGCGGGAGTCGACGTGCTTTTGTTTCCCTCAGAGTATTCAAACGAAGCACAGCCTGTAACGATATTTGAAGGTATTGCTTCTGGTATGCCGGTTCTCGCGACAAATATAGGTTGCATACCAGAACAATTGCCAAAGGATTGGGTTTTTTCTCGAGCAGATTTCGTCGAAAAAGCGGCTCATTTGCTTGAAGAATGGTGCCGAATGCCTGCGAAGTTTTTTGCTGCCACCCAGGAAGCTTCCAGCCGATGGCGATCAGAGCAGTCAGAGGCGGTATTGCAGTATAACGATTTCGTAGAATTGGTTGATGCGCATTTGGCATAG
- the galE gene encoding UDP-glucose 4-epimerase GalE codes for MAKYLVCGGAGYIGSHMCKRLHEAGHEVVVCDDLSTGHLGALQWGLHACGSLEDAAFLRELFATHDFDGVLHFAALSVVAESMRDPQRYYGHNVAATLNLLRVMREFEVSKLVFSSTAAVFGEPLSRVIAEDHPTVPVNPYGLSKLMVEQILRDSARAYGLRAVALRYFNAAGADPSAVIGEAHDPETHLIPKLVRKAAGEGMQVTINGTDYPTEDGTCIRDYVHVNDLAEAHLLALDHLDNAVGMHTFNLGNGTGHSVKQVVDAVQEVTGVALDIPVTGRRPGDPAHLVAGSKRARAVLGWEPRYTKIADIIETAVRWHGTDSFRNWIAEASEAGDAAAETVRFDARQQQRKQG; via the coding sequence GTGGCGAAATATTTAGTTTGTGGCGGCGCCGGCTATATCGGCTCCCACATGTGCAAGCGTCTCCACGAGGCGGGTCATGAAGTGGTCGTCTGCGACGATCTCTCCACTGGCCACCTAGGCGCTTTGCAGTGGGGTTTGCATGCGTGCGGCTCACTTGAGGACGCCGCCTTCCTGCGCGAGCTTTTCGCCACTCACGACTTTGATGGCGTGCTGCACTTCGCCGCCCTGTCAGTCGTGGCGGAATCCATGCGCGACCCCCAGCGCTACTACGGCCACAACGTGGCCGCCACCTTGAACCTTCTGCGCGTCATGCGCGAGTTCGAGGTGAGCAAGCTCGTGTTTTCCTCTACCGCCGCCGTCTTCGGTGAGCCGCTGTCCCGCGTCATTGCGGAAGATCATCCTACCGTCCCAGTAAACCCTTATGGTCTGTCCAAGCTGATGGTGGAGCAGATACTGCGGGACAGTGCCCGTGCATACGGGCTGCGAGCAGTTGCCCTGCGCTACTTCAATGCTGCCGGCGCCGACCCTTCCGCGGTGATAGGTGAAGCCCATGATCCGGAGACCCACCTGATCCCCAAGCTGGTGCGCAAAGCCGCTGGGGAGGGTATGCAGGTGACGATCAATGGAACCGACTACCCGACCGAAGACGGCACCTGTATCCGCGACTACGTCCACGTGAACGACCTTGCGGAGGCGCATTTGCTCGCGCTGGATCACTTGGACAACGCGGTCGGTATGCATACCTTCAACCTGGGGAATGGCACCGGCCATAGCGTGAAACAAGTTGTAGACGCAGTGCAAGAAGTGACCGGCGTGGCGCTAGACATACCGGTTACCGGGCGTCGTCCCGGCGACCCGGCACATCTGGTAGCCGGGAGCAAGCGGGCTCGTGCGGTGCTCGGCTGGGAACCACGCTATACAAAGATTGCGGACATCATAGAAACGGCAGTTCGCTGGCATGGGACCGATAGCTTCCGTAACTGGATAGCCGAAGCAAGTGAGGCGGGCGATGCGGCCGCCGAGACGGTGCGGTTCGACGCACGTCAACAACAGCGGAAACAGGGCTAA